A stretch of the Desulforamulus ferrireducens genome encodes the following:
- a CDS encoding FAD/NAD(P)-binding protein, with amino-acid sequence MRNPYLPLPMKLVKNFTETSDKLIHTFTLEFLNEQDAENFKYEPGQFAEVMVYGKGEAPFGIASSPTEKGILKFSVAKVGVVSTALHMLEEGSIVGVRGPLGNSYPLEQLKGKSLTIIGGGFAFTTLRSTIQYILDPANRGDYGDLTVIYGARNPGLLLYKDELAAWDARSDINLVTTIDRAVEGWNGRVGFIPAVTKEVAPKTDYAIICGPPVMIKFTLPVLEECGFTPDRIIMSLENRMKCGIGMCGRCNVGSKYVCKDGPVFTKEQLDKLPNEY; translated from the coding sequence ATGAGAAACCCTTATCTACCGCTGCCGATGAAACTGGTGAAAAACTTCACCGAGACATCAGACAAACTAATTCACACCTTCACATTAGAATTCCTAAACGAACAAGATGCCGAGAACTTCAAATATGAGCCCGGCCAATTTGCTGAAGTAATGGTCTACGGCAAAGGCGAAGCCCCCTTTGGTATTGCCTCATCCCCCACGGAAAAAGGTATTCTGAAATTCTCAGTAGCCAAAGTAGGGGTAGTATCCACTGCCCTGCACATGCTGGAAGAAGGCTCAATAGTAGGGGTGCGGGGCCCGCTGGGTAACAGCTACCCCCTGGAACAACTGAAAGGCAAGAGTCTCACCATCATCGGCGGAGGCTTTGCCTTCACCACCCTGCGCTCCACTATCCAGTACATCCTGGATCCGGCCAACCGAGGGGACTATGGAGACCTAACCGTTATCTACGGGGCCCGTAATCCCGGCCTTTTACTATACAAAGACGAACTGGCGGCCTGGGATGCCAGAAGCGACATCAACCTGGTAACCACCATTGACCGGGCGGTGGAAGGTTGGAACGGACGGGTAGGCTTTATCCCGGCAGTAACCAAAGAAGTGGCACCAAAGACCGACTATGCCATCATCTGCGGACCGCCGGTAATGATTAAATTTACCCTGCCGGTACTGGAAGAATGCGGCTTCACCCCTGACCGGATCATCATGAGCCTAGAGAACAGAATGAAGTGTGGCATTGGCATGTGCGGTCGCTGCAACGTAGGCAGCAAATATGTCTGCAAGGACGGCCCGGTGTTCACCAAGGAGCAGCTGGATAAACTGCCCAATGAGTATTAA
- the ltrA gene encoding group II intron reverse transcriptase/maturase, which yields MERVAARDNMLYALSRVEANKGAAGIDGMTIESLRPFLKDQWPVIREQLLKGTYQPKPVRRVEIPKPDGGTRLLGIPTVIDRLIQQALLQKMNDIFEPTFVPFSFGFRPHKRAHSAVELAREYIKEGYRWVVDMDLEKFFDKVNHDILMSKVARRIQDKRVLLLIRRYLQAGVMVNGCCIATGEGTPQGGPLSPLLANIMLNELDLELCRRGHRFVRYADDCNIYVKSRRAGERVMASVKKFVEERLKLKVNMQKSAVDRPWKRKFLGFSFTWDKEPKIRIAPKTKKRFMDKIRELTNRSKSQSMNKRIKAINTYIVGWIGYYRLADTRSVFQSLDEWLRRRLRMCYLKQWKKPKTKRKKLVALGIPPEWAMLISGSRKGYWRLSNTPQVNKALGLAFWQEQGLKSLVERYNELRSTT from the coding sequence ATGGAACGGGTGGCAGCAAGGGACAATATGCTATATGCGCTATCCCGGGTGGAGGCTAACAAAGGAGCAGCTGGAATAGATGGAATGACGATAGAATCCCTTCGTCCATTCCTCAAAGACCAGTGGCCCGTAATTAGAGAACAACTCCTAAAAGGAACCTACCAACCAAAACCAGTACGTCGAGTCGAAATCCCGAAACCAGACGGAGGAACAAGGTTGTTGGGAATACCAACGGTAATAGACCGCCTAATCCAACAGGCACTTCTACAGAAAATGAACGACATCTTTGAACCAACCTTTGTCCCATTTAGCTTCGGCTTTCGGCCCCACAAAAGAGCACATTCGGCAGTAGAACTGGCAAGAGAATACATCAAGGAAGGATACAGGTGGGTAGTGGACATGGACTTGGAGAAATTCTTCGACAAGGTCAACCACGACATACTTATGTCAAAGGTGGCCAGAAGAATCCAAGACAAAAGGGTGTTACTGCTCATTCGGAGATACCTCCAAGCCGGGGTAATGGTAAACGGATGCTGCATAGCAACCGGAGAAGGAACCCCTCAAGGAGGACCGTTAAGTCCACTCTTAGCCAACATCATGCTGAATGAACTGGACTTAGAACTCTGCAGGAGAGGGCACAGATTCGTCAGATATGCAGATGACTGCAACATTTACGTAAAGAGCCGAAGAGCCGGGGAAAGAGTCATGGCGAGTGTCAAAAAGTTTGTAGAAGAGAGACTAAAACTTAAAGTCAATATGCAAAAGAGTGCAGTAGACAGGCCGTGGAAGAGGAAATTTCTAGGATTTTCATTTACGTGGGACAAAGAACCCAAAATCAGAATAGCCCCAAAGACGAAAAAGCGATTCATGGACAAAATACGGGAGCTAACCAACCGAAGCAAAAGCCAGTCAATGAACAAAAGAATCAAGGCAATCAACACCTATATAGTCGGGTGGATTGGCTACTACAGGTTAGCTGATACGAGAAGCGTATTTCAATCCCTTGATGAATGGCTAAGACGGCGACTACGAATGTGCTACTTAAAACAATGGAAGAAACCAAAGACCAAAAGAAAGAAATTAGTAGCGCTGGGAATACCGCCAGAATGGGCAATGCTGATAAGCGGGTCACGTAAGGGATACTGGAGATTATCAAACACGCCACAAGTAAACAAAGCCCTCGGTCTCGCCTTTTGGCAAGAACAAGGGCTTAAAAGTTTAGTTGAAAGATACAACGAACTTCGTTCCACAACATGA
- a CDS encoding monomeric [FeFe] hydrogenase has protein sequence MNPVSEVTKLRRDIFTRVASWAFNQSMDVPLEMDIAEMVKEIIPDGPARYRCCIHKERAIAEERIKNAVGLTTLNQQVSVISEACNGCSLYKYTVTDACQNCVAHPCRNSCPKKTITVIQNRAFIDQTNCIECGKCAKACPYNAIIEIIRPCERACAVQAIKVDDSRRAVIDPENCVACGMCVTVCPFGAITDQSQMLDVIVSLQINELPHVAIIAPAIAGQFGVKVSTAQIKTALLKLGFDEVIEAASGADIVAREEAAEIKEHAANNKFMTNSCCPAFAKALALKFPEQVDKLSTTLSPMRVTGQLVKDRYNQQVTTVFIGPCIAKKSEAAMGSEIDYVLTFEELAAIFSAKEYDLATMEATELTDASANGRLFARAGGVTAAVKHHLGDMNLETIQVQGLGQCLSTLKSVIKKPSQEVFTFIECMACEGGCVGGPGTMVSSTVGSRAVEKYAQESTIEP, from the coding sequence ATGAATCCTGTTTCGGAAGTGACAAAACTCCGCAGGGATATTTTTACCAGGGTTGCCAGTTGGGCCTTCAATCAATCCATGGATGTACCTTTGGAAATGGATATAGCCGAAATGGTAAAGGAAATTATCCCTGATGGACCCGCCCGTTACCGTTGCTGTATTCATAAAGAAAGGGCCATTGCTGAAGAGAGGATTAAAAATGCGGTAGGTTTAACAACACTTAATCAACAGGTATCAGTTATTTCCGAGGCATGTAATGGCTGTTCTTTGTACAAATATACTGTTACCGATGCCTGTCAAAACTGTGTTGCACACCCATGCAGAAACAGTTGTCCCAAAAAGACCATTACAGTTATTCAAAACAGAGCCTTTATCGATCAAACTAATTGTATAGAATGTGGTAAATGTGCCAAAGCCTGTCCCTATAATGCAATTATTGAGATTATCCGTCCCTGCGAAAGAGCTTGTGCTGTTCAGGCTATCAAGGTAGATGATTCTCGCCGGGCAGTAATTGATCCGGAGAACTGTGTGGCCTGTGGCATGTGTGTAACTGTTTGTCCCTTTGGTGCCATTACTGATCAATCGCAAATGCTTGATGTAATAGTCTCGCTACAGATAAATGAACTGCCCCATGTGGCTATCATAGCTCCGGCCATAGCTGGCCAATTTGGTGTTAAGGTTAGTACTGCCCAAATTAAAACCGCTTTACTTAAGCTGGGCTTTGATGAGGTAATAGAAGCTGCCTCCGGAGCGGATATTGTGGCCAGAGAAGAGGCAGCAGAAATTAAAGAGCATGCAGCAAATAATAAATTTATGACTAACTCCTGTTGTCCGGCCTTCGCCAAAGCTCTTGCCTTAAAATTTCCCGAACAGGTGGATAAGCTCTCCACTACCCTCTCTCCCATGCGTGTTACTGGTCAGTTAGTGAAGGACAGATATAACCAACAGGTAACCACTGTCTTCATAGGACCATGTATTGCTAAAAAGTCCGAGGCTGCCATGGGTTCGGAAATTGATTATGTCTTAACCTTTGAGGAATTGGCGGCGATATTTTCCGCCAAGGAATACGATTTAGCCACCATGGAGGCAACAGAACTAACGGATGCCTCTGCCAACGGTCGCCTTTTCGCCAGAGCCGGTGGTGTAACCGCAGCAGTGAAACATCATTTAGGCGATATGAATTTAGAGACTATTCAAGTACAGGGGTTAGGGCAATGCCTGTCTACCCTTAAGAGTGTGATTAAAAAACCCTCTCAGGAAGTATTTACCTTTATTGAATGTATGGCCTGCGAGGGTGGCTGCGTGGGTGGCCCTGGCACCATGGTCAGTAGCACTGTGGGCAGCCGGGCTGTGGAGAAGTATGCGCAGGAAAGTACTATCGAGCCTTAA
- a CDS encoding D-alanine--D-alanine ligase, producing the protein MTLKIGVIYGGRSAEREVSLRSGEAVYQALLAAGYSNVVKIDAKENLVEQLKTNNIDLAFLALHGKYGEDGTIQGLLEMLDIPYTGSGVLASAMAISKITSKKIFLLEGIPTPSFTVVTRREVNKHGLAAASARVLQEVGVPAVVKANTQGSTIGITFVHSADKMSEAITSALNYDQDVLIEEFITGMEVTASVLGNEDPVALPLIEITSAKGIYDYEAKYTPGMSDHIIPPRLPEEVQRKIESLAVKAYMALGCRGLGRVDFMVTESAIYALEINTLPGMTATSLFPDAARYAGIEFPQLVDRLVKLALER; encoded by the coding sequence TTGACATTAAAAATAGGGGTGATTTACGGTGGCCGATCCGCGGAGCGGGAGGTATCTCTCAGAAGCGGTGAAGCTGTTTACCAGGCCTTATTAGCTGCGGGCTACAGTAATGTTGTAAAAATAGATGCCAAGGAAAATCTAGTTGAGCAGCTTAAGACCAATAATATCGACTTGGCTTTTCTGGCTTTACATGGTAAATATGGTGAGGATGGAACTATCCAAGGTTTATTGGAAATGTTGGATATTCCCTATACAGGTAGTGGCGTTTTAGCCAGCGCTATGGCCATCAGCAAGATTACCTCCAAAAAAATATTCCTATTAGAGGGCATTCCCACACCAAGTTTTACCGTGGTAACCCGGCGGGAAGTTAATAAACATGGACTGGCAGCAGCGTCAGCCAGGGTCCTGCAAGAGGTTGGGGTGCCGGCGGTGGTAAAAGCCAATACCCAGGGTTCTACCATTGGCATTACCTTTGTCCATAGTGCAGATAAAATGTCTGAGGCCATAACTTCAGCCTTAAATTATGACCAGGATGTATTAATAGAAGAATTTATTACCGGCATGGAAGTAACTGCTTCTGTGCTGGGCAATGAAGATCCGGTGGCTTTACCACTAATAGAAATCACTTCCGCCAAAGGTATCTATGACTACGAGGCTAAATATACACCTGGCATGAGTGACCACATCATACCACCAAGACTTCCGGAAGAAGTGCAAAGAAAAATAGAAAGCTTGGCTGTCAAGGCCTATATGGCTTTAGGTTGCCGTGGCTTAGGCCGGGTTGATTTTATGGTTACGGAATCCGCTATATATGCTTTGGAGATTAATACTTTACCTGGCATGACGGCCACCAGTCTCTTTCCTGACGCGGCCCGTTATGCAGGTATAGAATTCCCACAGTTGGTTGACCGTTTGGTAAAATTAGCTTTGGAACGGTAA
- a CDS encoding UPF0182 family protein produces the protein MNQRSRTSLGIIIVAATILVALIGWGAGLYIDWLWFKSLNYQQVFITYLASNIGLKILVGIIMFALLLLNLMLTRKSVLQAVEASKAFRPMFEDDNVITINYPPRVDWREQITPGRLTAVFAGISLLLGFLYSSTISGEWTTVLKFFKQTAFGTNDPIFNKDIGFYIFSLPFYQLLYRLLASAIFLNIVLVALVYLLTDTARGGLTKIFRFPAARYHLSVLAALFFILKSWGYRLDQYFLLLSSSGVVHGAGYTDIHASLLAYRVLTVLSLITAAVIIANIFLKRFRITAYAIVGLLVVSILLGGVYPSVVQKFIVLPNEFNREAPYLANNIKLSQQAYNLDTIERKDFPAGRTLQAQDILDNRNTIENIRLWDWQPLQQTYSQLQEMRLYYELKNIDVDRYMINGEYRQVMLAVREMNQNQLQQQAQTWINQRLVYTHGYGVAMSPVNEVTGEGLPNFFLKDIPPVGPTDIQVTRPEIYYGESDDGYVIVNTKTKEFDHPQGDGNAYCLYEGTSGVKVNSFLRKVILAFVLTDYKMLLTGDITNDSQVLLYRNIKERVPKIAPFLSYDSDPYPVIDSKGEIYWMWDAYTISNMYPYSEPFDSRGNNYIRNSVKITINAYDGAVQFYIADSKDPIIQTYSKIFPNMFKTLEQMPDDLREHIRYPEDLFQIQARMYTLYHMTDPQVFYNREDKWTLPTEKYGNEEKPMEAYYTITVLPGEKEPEFVLIMPFNPQNKKNMIAWLGARSDGENYGKMVVYEFPKQELVYGPMQIEARIDQDTVISQQLSLWDQRGSSVIRGNLLVIPVKDSLLYVEPLYLQSEQSRMPELRRVIVAAGDKIVMEPTLDLALQKIFGEGAIPGKQQEPGTQPQTPTEPTEPVPQDTVKELAAEANRLYDEAQAKLKAGDWAGYGASLEQLKQVLTKLQEQSQTQ, from the coding sequence GTGAATCAAAGGTCTCGGACTTCCCTTGGTATTATCATTGTCGCTGCAACAATCCTGGTGGCTTTGATAGGCTGGGGGGCTGGGCTTTACATTGATTGGTTATGGTTTAAGTCATTAAATTATCAACAGGTCTTTATAACTTATTTGGCTTCCAATATTGGACTGAAAATTTTGGTTGGCATTATCATGTTCGCCCTGTTGTTACTGAACCTAATGCTCACCAGAAAATCTGTGCTCCAGGCTGTGGAGGCTTCCAAAGCCTTTCGACCTATGTTTGAGGATGACAATGTCATTACTATTAACTATCCACCTCGGGTTGATTGGCGTGAACAAATTACCCCTGGCAGGTTGACAGCGGTATTTGCCGGTATCAGTTTGTTGTTAGGCTTTTTATACAGCTCAACCATATCAGGCGAATGGACCACTGTGTTGAAATTTTTTAAGCAGACTGCCTTTGGTACCAACGATCCCATCTTTAATAAAGACATAGGCTTTTATATCTTTAGTCTGCCTTTTTATCAACTGCTCTACCGTTTGCTGGCTTCTGCCATCTTTTTAAATATCGTCTTGGTAGCCTTGGTGTATCTCCTCACGGATACTGCCCGGGGCGGTTTGACTAAGATATTCCGTTTCCCAGCAGCCAGGTATCATCTGTCTGTTTTAGCGGCTCTGTTCTTTATTCTCAAGAGTTGGGGCTACCGTCTGGACCAGTATTTCTTGCTTTTGTCCTCTTCCGGGGTGGTACATGGGGCTGGCTACACCGATATCCACGCCTCTTTATTGGCTTATCGTGTTTTGACAGTCCTATCACTAATCACGGCTGCAGTCATTATCGCTAATATCTTCTTAAAGCGATTCCGTATCACGGCCTACGCCATTGTAGGTTTATTGGTAGTCTCTATTTTACTGGGTGGGGTTTATCCCAGCGTTGTTCAAAAGTTTATTGTTTTACCCAACGAATTTAACCGTGAAGCACCTTACTTGGCCAACAACATTAAGCTTTCGCAACAAGCCTATAACTTAGATACCATTGAACGCAAGGATTTTCCCGCCGGCCGTACCCTGCAGGCTCAGGATATCCTTGATAACCGCAATACCATCGAGAACATTCGTTTGTGGGATTGGCAGCCCTTACAGCAAACCTATAGCCAGTTACAGGAAATGCGGTTGTATTATGAATTGAAAAATATTGACGTGGATCGCTACATGATTAATGGCGAATACCGTCAGGTAATGCTGGCAGTCCGGGAAATGAATCAGAATCAACTGCAACAGCAGGCCCAGACATGGATTAACCAGCGGCTGGTCTATACCCACGGTTATGGTGTAGCCATGAGCCCGGTTAATGAAGTTACCGGAGAAGGCTTACCAAACTTCTTCCTGAAGGATATCCCACCCGTAGGCCCAACAGACATTCAGGTAACCAGACCGGAAATTTATTACGGGGAATCTGATGATGGTTATGTTATCGTTAATACAAAAACCAAAGAATTTGACCATCCTCAGGGAGATGGCAATGCCTACTGTCTGTATGAGGGTACCAGCGGGGTTAAGGTTAATTCCTTCTTAAGAAAGGTAATCTTAGCTTTTGTCCTGACTGATTACAAAATGCTCCTCACCGGAGACATAACTAATGACAGTCAGGTGCTGCTCTACCGTAATATTAAAGAGCGGGTGCCTAAGATTGCCCCCTTCTTAAGCTATGACAGTGATCCATATCCTGTTATTGATAGCAAGGGTGAAATATATTGGATGTGGGATGCTTACACCATCAGTAACATGTATCCCTATTCAGAACCCTTTGATAGTCGGGGCAATAACTATATTCGTAACTCCGTAAAGATAACGATTAATGCCTATGATGGAGCTGTGCAATTTTATATAGCAGACAGCAAAGACCCGATTATTCAAACCTACAGTAAAATCTTCCCCAACATGTTTAAAACCCTGGAGCAAATGCCTGATGATTTAAGAGAGCATATTCGTTATCCAGAAGATCTCTTCCAAATTCAGGCTAGAATGTATACACTCTATCATATGACTGATCCCCAGGTGTTCTATAACAGGGAAGATAAGTGGACCTTACCCACCGAAAAGTATGGTAATGAAGAAAAGCCCATGGAGGCCTACTATACCATTACCGTGCTGCCAGGGGAAAAGGAGCCGGAATTTGTTCTAATTATGCCCTTTAACCCGCAGAACAAGAAAAACATGATTGCCTGGCTGGGTGCCCGTTCCGATGGCGAAAACTACGGCAAAATGGTAGTATACGAATTCCCCAAACAGGAACTGGTTTACGGTCCCATGCAAATCGAAGCCAGGATTGACCAGGATACTGTCATCTCACAGCAACTATCCCTGTGGGATCAGCGGGGTTCCTCGGTTATTAGAGGTAATCTATTAGTTATTCCTGTTAAAGACTCACTTCTCTATGTGGAACCTTTGTATCTGCAGTCCGAGCAAAGCAGGATGCCGGAACTGCGCAGGGTTATTGTGGCTGCCGGTGATAAAATTGTTATGGAGCCTACCCTGGACCTGGCCCTACAAAAAATCTTCGGGGAAGGTGCAATCCCCGGTAAACAACAGGAACCCGGCACACAGCCGCAAACACCAACCGAACCCACTGAGCCTGTTCCTCAGGATACAGTGAAGGAACTTGCTGCGGAGGCCAATCGCTTATATGATGAAGCCCAGGCAAAACTAAAGGCCGGTGATTGGGCTGGTTATGGAGCATCCTTAGAGCAGCTAAAACAAGTACTCACTAAGCTACAGGAGCAGTCACAAACACAGTAA
- a CDS encoding 6-phosphofructokinase: MKRLGVLTGGGDAPGLNAVIRAIVKTAIREYGIEVIGFRDGFKGVLEDRHVLLTESAVSGILPRGGTILGTTNRDNPFKFPVAEGRFEDRSEECIEIIRDRVDALIVIGGDGSLSIAHELALKGLPVVGCPKTIDNDLAVGQAKTFGFDTAYAFATEALDRLHSTAESHHRIIVLEVMGRYAGHIALHSGLAGGADIILIPEIPFSYNKIIDKIQDRLKQNKRFSLVVVAEGAKEVGGEMVIQKMIAGSDDPVRLGGIGETVARQLERLTGIESRVTVLGHLQRGGSPTPYDRILATRYGVAATDLAVQGQFGYVVSLDGEKIKPIHLSEVAHGIRKVDTEGELLKAARKIGICFGD; this comes from the coding sequence ATGAAAAGATTAGGTGTCTTAACCGGCGGCGGCGATGCCCCCGGACTAAATGCGGTAATCCGGGCCATTGTGAAAACTGCCATCAGAGAATACGGTATAGAGGTCATTGGTTTTCGTGATGGTTTTAAGGGAGTACTGGAGGACCGACATGTATTATTAACCGAGTCTGCGGTGTCCGGTATCTTACCTAGAGGTGGTACCATTCTGGGCACCACTAACCGGGATAACCCCTTTAAATTTCCGGTAGCAGAAGGTCGTTTTGAGGACCGTTCCGAGGAATGTATCGAGATAATTAGGGATCGTGTGGATGCCCTCATTGTCATCGGTGGAGATGGTTCCCTTTCCATCGCCCATGAATTAGCCTTAAAGGGTTTACCGGTGGTGGGCTGTCCGAAAACCATTGACAACGACCTGGCAGTAGGACAAGCTAAAACCTTCGGCTTTGATACTGCCTATGCCTTTGCCACCGAGGCCTTGGATAGACTTCATTCCACAGCCGAATCACATCACCGCATCATCGTGCTGGAGGTGATGGGGCGTTATGCCGGTCATATTGCGTTACATTCCGGTCTGGCAGGCGGGGCAGATATTATTCTCATACCGGAGATTCCTTTTAGCTATAATAAAATAATAGACAAAATACAAGATCGACTTAAACAAAATAAACGCTTTAGCCTGGTTGTGGTGGCAGAAGGCGCCAAAGAAGTGGGAGGAGAAATGGTCATTCAAAAAATGATCGCCGGCAGTGACGATCCCGTTCGTCTGGGCGGCATTGGAGAAACTGTGGCCAGGCAATTGGAAAGGTTAACTGGCATTGAATCCCGTGTGACAGTATTGGGACATCTGCAGCGGGGCGGTAGTCCAACTCCCTATGATCGTATCTTAGCCACCCGTTATGGGGTAGCAGCCACAGATTTAGCTGTGCAGGGACAATTTGGTTATGTGGTTTCTTTGGATGGAGAAAAAATTAAGCCCATTCACCTTTCCGAGGTAGCACATGGTATTAGGAAGGTTGATACAGAGGGTGAATTATTGAAGGCTGCCAGAAAAATTGGCATTTGTTTCGGTGATTAA
- a CDS encoding late competence development ComFB family protein, whose translation MLKNYMELAVEEMLDDVLADYAKKNPDTCTCPRCRLDIMAIALNTLPTRYVVTDEGGIYTKVAMELVGGRAQVIAAILNGIKSVKNSPRH comes from the coding sequence GTGTTAAAAAACTATATGGAATTGGCAGTGGAGGAAATGCTGGATGATGTTCTAGCTGACTATGCGAAGAAAAATCCTGATACCTGTACCTGCCCCCGCTGTCGTTTGGATATTATGGCCATTGCCCTCAATACACTACCTACACGCTATGTGGTTACCGATGAAGGCGGTATTTATACTAAAGTAGCTATGGAACTGGTGGGGGGCCGTGCCCAAGTAATTGCCGCTATATTAAATGGAATTAAATCTGTTAAAAATAGTCCGAGGCATTAG
- a CDS encoding glycosyltransferase family 4 protein — protein MRIGIFSDSYKPYVGGVVRSIETFSKELKKLGHEVYIFAPNYPGIPDEKDVFRFPSIPSTYKGFYLGLPFSRRLNDFLASHPLDIVHVHSPFILGRLGARVAKRLGVPLVFTYHTLYDQYTHYVPFLRGLSKEITRKVAVDFCNRCDLVITPTEIIGKHIQGMGVKTNIRWLPTGIDLTEFNNNDRTWLKLSLGLEPDAPVLLYVGRIAKEKNITFLIDVFTLIVREHSKVNLVLVGEGPESKNLKKYAAELQLADRIHFTGKLLRPALVNAYCGADIFVFGSVTETQGIVIAEAKAAGLPVVAVNAFGVSNMVADGEDGYLLEMDAQAFARQILNLLGDHDLRQRLSKKALENARHFSAQLCAEKLVDYYRELIPKDTTVRQHVQ, from the coding sequence TTGCGCATCGGTATTTTCTCAGATAGTTACAAGCCTTATGTTGGCGGTGTTGTCAGGTCTATAGAAACCTTTAGTAAGGAATTAAAAAAATTAGGACATGAGGTATATATTTTTGCTCCCAATTATCCGGGCATACCTGACGAAAAGGATGTCTTTAGATTCCCTTCCATACCGTCAACCTATAAAGGATTTTATCTTGGTCTGCCCTTTTCCCGTCGCTTAAATGACTTTCTAGCCAGTCATCCATTGGATATTGTCCATGTTCATTCACCCTTTATCCTGGGACGGCTGGGAGCAAGGGTAGCTAAAAGACTGGGTGTCCCTTTAGTGTTTACCTATCATACCCTTTATGACCAGTACACCCATTATGTTCCATTCTTGAGGGGGCTCTCCAAGGAAATAACCCGTAAGGTGGCAGTGGATTTTTGCAACCGTTGTGACTTAGTAATTACCCCAACAGAGATTATAGGCAAACACATTCAGGGTATGGGGGTAAAAACTAATATCCGTTGGTTGCCCACGGGCATTGACCTAACAGAATTCAATAACAATGATCGCACCTGGCTCAAGCTAAGTTTGGGGCTGGAACCAGATGCTCCTGTACTGTTATATGTGGGCAGGATTGCCAAGGAGAAGAATATTACCTTTCTTATTGATGTTTTTACCCTAATTGTCAGAGAACATAGCAAAGTAAATTTAGTGTTAGTAGGGGAAGGACCGGAAAGCAAGAATTTAAAAAAGTATGCTGCGGAACTGCAATTAGCTGACCGCATTCACTTCACCGGCAAACTCCTGCGGCCAGCATTAGTTAATGCCTATTGCGGGGCTGATATCTTTGTTTTTGGTTCCGTTACAGAAACCCAGGGCATAGTGATTGCCGAAGCTAAGGCAGCTGGGTTACCGGTGGTAGCTGTCAATGCCTTTGGTGTTTCTAACATGGTAGCAGATGGGGAGGATGGTTATCTCTTAGAGATGGATGCGCAGGCCTTTGCCCGGCAAATACTTAACTTACTAGGGGACCATGATTTGCGCCAACGCTTAAGTAAGAAGGCTTTAGAAAATGCCCGGCATTTCTCTGCCCAGCTTTGTGCTGAGAAATTAGTTGATTACTATCGAGAGCTAATACCAAAAGACACCACGGTGAGACAACATGTACAATAA
- a CDS encoding DVU0772 family protein → MVIPIIKDLVDWDYDFSNDFKKRDRGYTFVVDAWEETPKLALYKFTPYGVKCDYLEQQPPKEMLLEALQGQEKNRENIYKINQALRNWIEENINFA, encoded by the coding sequence ATGGTCATACCAATTATTAAAGATCTTGTTGACTGGGATTACGATTTTAGTAATGATTTTAAGAAAAGAGACAGGGGTTATACCTTCGTGGTGGATGCCTGGGAGGAAACTCCTAAACTTGCCTTATATAAATTTACTCCCTATGGAGTTAAGTGCGATTATTTAGAACAGCAGCCGCCCAAGGAAATGCTGTTGGAAGCACTGCAAGGGCAAGAAAAGAATCGCGAAAACATCTATAAGATTAACCAAGCACTTCGAAACTGGATTGAAGAAAATATTAACTTTGCTTAA